The Bernardetia litoralis DSM 6794 genome includes a window with the following:
- a CDS encoding glycosyltransferase family 9 protein codes for MKKILILRFSSIGDIVLTTPVIRCLKMQFSSLHNEELELHYATKSSFKTVLKHNPYLDKIHLLQKEQSISDFISNLKKENFDIIIDLHKNLRTSIIKFRLNAKTYTFEKLNFEKWMYVNLKKNKMPNRHIVERYMDTIKPLGITLEKDEQQSDDYTNFYTQKNNQEVTGLDYFLGNEDYFELNWLPKTHQKGYIAFAIGGAHNTKKLPLKRMIELCDKINKPIVLLGGKEDIENGQAIFDFFEKDRDTFDSQEAIEKLGKKTRIFDACGKLTLGQSASLLKQSTVVFSHDTGLMHIAAAFKKKIYSIWGNTTPALGMYPYKTQFVVFENNKISCRPCSKIGFKTCPKGHFKCMNDVVFDFWIP; via the coding sequence TTGAAAAAAATACTCATTCTTCGTTTTTCCTCTATTGGAGATATTGTCTTGACAACACCTGTTATTCGTTGCCTAAAAATGCAATTTTCATCTCTTCATAATGAAGAGTTGGAGCTGCATTATGCTACAAAATCAAGTTTTAAAACAGTTTTAAAGCATAATCCTTATTTGGACAAAATTCATTTACTTCAAAAAGAACAATCAATTTCAGATTTTATATCTAATTTGAAGAAAGAAAATTTTGATATAATAATCGATTTGCACAAAAACCTAAGAACAAGTATTATTAAATTTAGACTAAATGCAAAAACTTATACTTTCGAAAAGCTCAATTTTGAGAAGTGGATGTATGTCAATCTCAAAAAAAATAAAATGCCAAATCGTCATATTGTCGAAAGATATATGGATACAATAAAACCTTTGGGAATAACTTTGGAAAAAGATGAACAACAAAGTGATGATTATACAAATTTTTACACACAAAAAAATAATCAAGAAGTAACAGGATTAGATTATTTTTTAGGAAATGAAGACTATTTTGAATTAAATTGGTTGCCCAAAACGCATCAAAAAGGATATATTGCTTTTGCAATTGGGGGCGCACACAATACCAAAAAACTTCCTTTAAAACGAATGATTGAACTTTGTGATAAGATAAACAAGCCAATTGTTTTGTTGGGAGGAAAAGAAGATATTGAAAATGGACAAGCAATTTTTGATTTTTTTGAAAAAGATAGAGATACTTTTGATTCACAAGAAGCCATTGAAAAATTAGGAAAGAAAACACGTATTTTTGATGCTTGTGGCAAACTTACTTTAGGGCAATCAGCTTCATTACTCAAGCAATCAACAGTTGTTTTTTCGCATGATACAGGTCTAATGCACATTGCAGCAGCTTTCAAAAAGAAAATATATTCTATTTGGGGCAACACAACTCCTGCTTTGGGTATGTATCCCTACAAAACGCAGTTTGTCGTCTTTGAGAATAATAAAATTTCTTGTCGTCCTTGCTCAAAAATTGGTTTTAAAACTTGTCCTAAAGGTCATTTTAAGTGTATGAATGATGTTGTTTTTGATTTTTGGATTCCTTAA
- a CDS encoding polysaccharide pyruvyl transferase family protein codes for MNIVLYNDTRNVDNNPGCKATINGLINLLNLSYPNSDIECMPYGIFSSYFTHISSYRPKGGLAKIKSLFFRQFFSLEEEELDFYFYRNFLKKVKKLIEIQEFKTAMFDKELVVINMEGTVHHNTLQGITLIGIAYAAHLSGKKVFLLNGSIQKMSKQLLKNTFNRIDYIAVREIISHTYLNELNIKNNLALDCAFLSKITENQSNIFTSKGKRCLYTTGVILAYSQQHNIENPIEIIENHVSSLKNKGYEVFFLKIEENESLLEPALQALDVSIIDMNDYDWNMIGSILAEFELIVSGRYHIIIFCIMMNIPFIPIESNTWKIEGLFKTLNKDIEIQKLTNSLDDIMPYQFLFTDLPKEIQKLPYCNIPNN; via the coding sequence ATGAATATTGTACTCTATAATGATACTAGAAATGTAGATAATAATCCAGGTTGTAAGGCTACTATAAATGGACTTATTAATTTACTTAATCTATCCTACCCCAATTCTGATATTGAATGTATGCCTTATGGTATATTTTCCTCTTATTTTACTCATATCTCTAGTTATCGTCCCAAAGGAGGATTAGCCAAAATAAAATCATTATTCTTTAGGCAATTTTTTTCTTTAGAAGAGGAAGAATTAGATTTTTACTTTTATAGAAATTTTTTAAAAAAAGTGAAAAAACTAATAGAAATACAGGAGTTTAAGACTGCTATGTTTGACAAAGAATTAGTTGTTATAAATATGGAGGGAACAGTACATCACAATACACTTCAAGGAATTACATTAATAGGTATCGCTTATGCAGCTCATTTGAGTGGTAAAAAAGTATTTTTATTAAATGGAAGTATTCAGAAAATGTCTAAACAATTATTAAAAAATACTTTTAATAGAATAGATTATATAGCTGTAAGAGAAATTATTTCACACACATACCTTAATGAATTAAATATTAAAAATAATTTAGCATTAGATTGTGCATTCTTATCAAAAATAACTGAGAATCAATCAAATATTTTTACTTCTAAAGGAAAAAGATGTTTATATACAACAGGTGTTATATTAGCATATTCACAACAACATAACATAGAAAACCCTATTGAAATAATTGAAAATCATGTGAGTAGTTTGAAAAATAAAGGGTATGAGGTGTTTTTTCTCAAAATTGAAGAAAATGAGTCTTTGTTAGAACCAGCTCTACAAGCATTAGATGTTTCTATTATTGATATGAATGATTATGATTGGAATATGATAGGCTCTATATTAGCAGAGTTTGAATTAATAGTGTCGGGAAGGTATCATATTATTATATTTTGTATAATGATGAATATTCCATTTATTCCTATTGAATCAAATACGTGGAAAATAGAAGGGCTTTTTAAAACACTAAATAAAGATATTGAGATACAAAAACTTACTAATTCGCTAGATGATATTATGCCATATCAATTCTTATTTACTGATTTACCTAAAGAAATACAGAAGTTACCTTATTGTAATATTCCTAATAATTAA
- a CDS encoding FkbM family methyltransferase, which produces MKNTIVKFLRNIFPTTLKNVIAEPYLEKEREKNKEAQYFVNLSYSQEGEDLFLKRFFGDKKEGFFVDIGAHHPKRFSNTYIFYKKGWRGINVDAMPNSMKAFQGIRNEDINLEVGISSEKSNGMNYYIFNDPALNTFSDQVVERLQNHQKYHLVETVKVPIITLETLFEQHLPTNQSIDFMSVDVEGFDLKVLQSNNWEKYRPMILLVESSHFLDMEEHLKSDIALFLNSVQYKLIGKTFKTLFFQSIV; this is translated from the coding sequence ATGAAAAATACTATTGTTAAGTTTTTGAGAAATATCTTTCCTACAACATTGAAAAATGTAATAGCAGAACCTTATTTAGAAAAAGAACGTGAAAAAAATAAAGAAGCACAATATTTTGTCAATTTGTCCTATTCACAAGAAGGAGAGGATTTATTTTTAAAACGATTTTTTGGAGATAAAAAAGAAGGTTTTTTTGTAGATATTGGAGCGCATCATCCAAAACGTTTTTCTAATACTTATATTTTTTATAAAAAAGGTTGGAGAGGAATCAATGTCGACGCAATGCCTAATAGTATGAAAGCTTTCCAAGGTATTAGAAATGAAGATATTAATTTGGAGGTAGGAATAAGTTCAGAAAAAAGCAATGGAATGAATTATTATATTTTCAATGACCCAGCTTTAAATACTTTTTCCGACCAAGTGGTGGAAAGACTTCAAAATCATCAAAAATATCATTTAGTCGAAACAGTAAAAGTTCCTATTATTACATTAGAAACTTTATTTGAGCAACATCTCCCTACAAATCAATCTATTGATTTTATGAGTGTAGATGTAGAAGGATTTGATTTGAAAGTATTACAATCTAATAATTGGGAAAAGTATAGACCTATGATACTTTTGGTAGAATCTTCTCACTTTTTAGATATGGAAGAGCATTTAAAATCTGATATTGCACTATTTTTGAATAGTGTTCAGTACAAATTGATAGGAAAAACATTCAAAACGCTTTTTTTTCAAAGTATAGTTTAA
- a CDS encoding polysaccharide ABC transporter ATP-binding protein: MSNIVIKATDISKQYRLGLVGSGTLKDDMARFWAQIRGKEDPTLKVGQLNDRTQKSNSDYVWALKDINFEVKQGEILGIIGKNGAGKSTLLKILSKITAPTTGSIKIKGRIASLLEVGTGFHGELTGRENIYINGAILGMRRHEVTRKLDEIIDFAGVEKYIDTPVKRYSSGMTVRLGFAVAANLEPDILVIDEVLAVGDAEFQKKAIGKMQDVSRGEGRTILFVSHNMASIQNLCTRGILLNNGSIEYVNNDIRSVIERYLHIANQPVLDLKTVTNRIGNRKVMLNKFYVTNQEGKEVKAIFAGDNIYFVFELEVNDIDFKQLNIGFSLHDGNGDILSILYTSYQNYQFQIQEKGKLVVSCYLKEFPIGVKQVTIKTRIEVDKQHSDWVQVPVAQIDIEYGNYFYQSINNSFPILLRGDWDTQVTL; the protein is encoded by the coding sequence ATGAGTAATATTGTTATTAAAGCTACTGATATTAGTAAACAGTATCGTTTGGGGCTTGTAGGAAGTGGAACTCTTAAAGACGACATGGCTCGTTTTTGGGCTCAAATCAGAGGAAAAGAAGACCCCACTCTAAAAGTAGGACAACTAAATGACCGTACTCAAAAATCAAATTCTGATTATGTATGGGCTTTAAAAGACATAAATTTTGAAGTAAAACAAGGCGAAATACTTGGTATTATTGGAAAAAATGGTGCTGGGAAATCAACACTTCTCAAAATACTCTCAAAAATTACTGCTCCCACAACTGGAAGTATCAAAATAAAAGGAAGAATAGCCAGCCTTTTGGAAGTAGGAACAGGTTTTCATGGTGAGCTGACAGGTAGAGAAAATATCTATATCAATGGTGCTATTTTAGGTATGAGAAGGCATGAGGTAACACGAAAATTAGATGAAATTATTGATTTTGCTGGAGTAGAAAAATATATTGATACTCCTGTAAAAAGATATTCATCTGGTATGACTGTTCGATTAGGATTTGCTGTGGCTGCCAATTTAGAACCTGATATATTAGTTATAGATGAAGTTCTTGCTGTTGGAGATGCTGAATTTCAGAAAAAAGCTATTGGTAAAATGCAAGATGTTTCTAGAGGAGAAGGTAGAACAATTCTTTTTGTGAGTCATAATATGGCAAGTATTCAAAATTTATGTACTAGAGGAATATTATTGAATAATGGTTCGATAGAATATGTTAATAATGATATTCGTTCTGTTATAGAGCGTTATTTGCATATAGCCAATCAACCCGTTTTGGATCTAAAAACGGTAACAAATCGGATAGGTAACCGAAAAGTTATGCTCAATAAATTTTATGTAACTAACCAAGAAGGAAAAGAGGTTAAAGCTATATTTGCAGGAGATAATATTTATTTTGTTTTTGAACTTGAAGTGAATGACATAGATTTTAAACAGCTAAATATTGGGTTTTCATTACACGATGGTAATGGAGATATTTTAAGCATTTTATACACATCTTATCAGAATTATCAGTTTCAGATTCAAGAAAAAGGTAAACTAGTGGTAAGTTGTTATTTAAAAGAATTTCCAATAGGTGTAAAACAAGTAACCATCAAAACTCGCATAGAGGTTGATAAACAACATTCTGATTGGGTACAAGTTCCTGTTGCTCAAATAGATATTGAATATGGGAATTATTTTTATCAATCAATTAATAATTCTTTTCCCATATTATTGAGAGGAGATTGGGATACTCAAGTAACACTATGA
- a CDS encoding DegT/DnrJ/EryC1/StrS family aminotransferase gives MIPYENLNLSNKPFFKDYQTKFSQFLEKGWFILGNETQEFEKEFAHYSQSKHCIGVGNGLDALSIILKALSEKYNFSTNKNEETEVIVPSNTYIATILAILQNGFKPVLVEPDINTYNINSSEIEKAITPKTKVIMVVHLYGKVCQMDKIQEIATKYNLLIVEDAAQAHGATLKINSDNQKAGSFGIANGFSFYPTKNLGALGDGGAIITNDSELNESIRSLRNYGSKQKYYNEKIGYNSRLDELQAAFLRIKLQKLDDINNHKRKLAKLYLENLKSDFTLPVVEANFHDVYHIFAIRHEKRNELKEYLLKNEIGTEIHYPVPPAEQKALKGILDKTDFPIAKQIHETILSLPISYFHTENDILRVIEVMNKF, from the coding sequence TTGATACCCTACGAAAACCTAAACCTATCCAACAAACCATTTTTCAAAGACTATCAAACTAAATTCAGTCAGTTTTTAGAAAAAGGTTGGTTTATCTTAGGAAATGAAACACAAGAATTCGAAAAAGAATTTGCTCATTATTCTCAATCTAAACATTGTATTGGTGTAGGAAATGGACTTGATGCGCTTTCTATAATCTTAAAAGCTCTTTCAGAAAAGTATAATTTTTCAACAAATAAAAATGAAGAAACAGAAGTAATTGTTCCTTCAAATACGTACATTGCAACTATTTTAGCAATTCTTCAAAATGGTTTTAAGCCCGTTTTGGTAGAGCCAGATATAAATACCTACAACATTAATTCATCAGAAATTGAAAAAGCAATAACTCCGAAAACCAAAGTGATAATGGTAGTTCATTTGTACGGAAAAGTTTGTCAGATGGATAAAATACAAGAAATTGCTACAAAATATAATTTATTGATTGTAGAAGATGCAGCTCAAGCACATGGCGCAACTCTCAAAATTAATTCTGATAATCAAAAAGCTGGTAGTTTTGGGATTGCAAATGGATTTAGTTTTTATCCAACCAAAAATCTAGGAGCTTTAGGTGATGGTGGCGCAATTATAACCAATGATTCAGAACTTAATGAAAGTATTCGTTCTTTGCGAAATTATGGCTCAAAACAAAAATATTATAATGAAAAAATAGGTTATAATTCTCGTTTAGATGAGCTTCAAGCAGCTTTTTTGAGAATTAAACTTCAAAAATTAGACGATATAAATAATCATAAACGAAAACTTGCCAAACTTTATTTAGAAAATCTAAAATCTGATTTTACTCTTCCTGTTGTGGAGGCGAATTTTCACGATGTCTATCATATCTTTGCCATTCGTCATGAGAAAAGAAATGAATTGAAAGAATATTTACTCAAAAATGAAATTGGTACAGAAATTCATTATCCAGTTCCACCAGCCGAACAAAAAGCACTAAAAGGAATTTTAGACAAAACAGATTTTCCAATAGCTAAACAAATTCATGAAACTATTTTGAGTCTTCCAATTTCTTATTTTCATACAGAAAATGATATTTTGAGAGTAATTGAGGTAATGAATAAATTTTAA
- a CDS encoding anthranilate synthase component II has product MILLLDNFDSFTYNLWDYVQRLGVECKVFRNDTSLEELKKNNFTGIILSPGFGKPQDAGVMMEVIDYYHQKMPILGVCLGHQALGIYFGAKLVYAEEPMHGKVSVIDCKVNNETDLIFQNIPSQIEVVRYHSLLIELENTNNVLIPTAYTQKDELMAFSHITLPIKAIQFHPEAALTEYGLQMLENWISLTK; this is encoded by the coding sequence ATGATTTTACTCCTAGATAATTTTGATTCTTTTACGTATAATTTATGGGATTATGTTCAACGTTTGGGAGTAGAATGTAAAGTTTTTAGAAATGATACTTCTTTAGAAGAGTTAAAAAAAAATAATTTTACGGGAATTATTCTCTCTCCTGGTTTTGGAAAGCCACAAGATGCAGGTGTTATGATGGAAGTAATTGATTATTATCATCAAAAAATGCCAATTTTAGGAGTTTGTTTGGGGCATCAAGCACTAGGAATTTATTTTGGTGCAAAGTTAGTTTATGCAGAAGAACCAATGCATGGCAAAGTTTCTGTTATTGATTGCAAAGTAAATAATGAAACGGATTTAATTTTTCAAAATATACCTTCCCAAATTGAAGTAGTTCGTTATCATTCTTTATTAATAGAATTAGAAAATACTAATAATGTCTTAATTCCCACAGCTTATACTCAAAAAGATGAATTAATGGCATTTTCTCATATAACACTTCCCATAAAAGCAATTCAGTTTCACCCAGAAGCAGCTTTGACAGAATATGGATTACAGATGTTGGAAAATTGGATTTCTCTAACAAAATAA
- a CDS encoding bifunctional phosphoglucose/phosphomannose isomerase, translating to MMNELISSFSQQLEDAYFNFQKLSLSSFLDKNRNISNIVMVGLGGSGIGGNLVQTITRSLLKVPYQVCKTYNLPSYIDENTLFIASSFSGNTEETLASLEEAQRKGAYIVCLTSGGKVKEIANQKGFDLVPLKSLAACPRAHLPYSVTSLLLLLNHYGLIEIDFEKEIKETVESFNQKDEIIKKEAKQLAIALKGKFPILYADAILEPMLIRFQQQINENAKQLCHVAVFPEMNHNELVGWHLPKDILSKTHILLFHSDYDHERVNRRMEICENIFNKHTTAITHISAKGNSFLEQVFYLIYLTDWVSYYLAEENGVDPFPVEVINYLKSSLQE from the coding sequence ATGATGAATGAATTAATTTCTAGTTTTTCTCAACAGTTGGAAGACGCATATTTTAATTTTCAAAAACTTTCACTTTCTTCATTTTTAGATAAAAATAGAAATATATCTAATATAGTAATGGTAGGTCTGGGGGGATCTGGGATTGGAGGTAATTTGGTACAGACAATTACTCGTAGTTTACTCAAAGTGCCTTATCAAGTCTGTAAAACATATAATTTACCAAGTTATATTGATGAAAATACGCTTTTTATTGCTTCATCTTTTTCTGGAAATACTGAAGAAACATTAGCTTCTTTGGAAGAGGCACAACGAAAAGGAGCATATATTGTTTGTCTTACCTCAGGTGGAAAAGTCAAAGAAATTGCAAATCAAAAAGGGTTTGATTTAGTTCCTTTGAAGTCTTTGGCTGCTTGCCCAAGAGCGCATTTGCCTTATTCTGTGACTTCTTTATTGTTACTTTTGAATCATTATGGATTAATAGAAATAGATTTTGAAAAGGAAATAAAAGAAACAGTTGAAAGTTTTAATCAAAAAGATGAAATAATAAAAAAAGAAGCAAAACAACTAGCAATAGCTCTAAAAGGTAAATTTCCAATTCTATATGCTGATGCAATTTTAGAACCCATGCTTATTCGTTTTCAACAACAAATAAATGAAAATGCAAAACAGCTTTGTCATGTGGCTGTATTTCCAGAAATGAATCATAACGAACTTGTAGGTTGGCATTTACCAAAAGATATTTTATCAAAAACGCATATATTACTTTTTCATTCAGATTACGACCACGAAAGAGTGAATAGAAGAATGGAAATTTGTGAAAATATTTTTAATAAACATACAACAGCTATTACTCATATTTCAGCAAAAGGAAATTCATTTTTAGAACAAGTATTTTACCTTATTTATCTTACTGATTGGGTTTCGTATTATTTAGCAGAAGAAAATGGTGTTGATCCTTTTCCAGTAGAGGTAATTAATTATTTAAAATCTTCATTACAAGAGTAG
- a CDS encoding DUF2147 domain-containing protein, giving the protein MIRITKIFALLFCIGLLSAFVPQDSPNAKVLGKWKTIDDETKVAKSIIEIYEVNGKVHGKIVELLNGVSQDKLCTECTGKRKGKKLVGMEILYNLEKDGDKEWEDGNIYDPSKGKEYSCEIKLISADKLEVRGYIGFSFVGRSQNWFRVK; this is encoded by the coding sequence ATGATTCGTATTACAAAAATTTTCGCTCTTCTTTTCTGCATTGGTCTTTTATCTGCTTTTGTTCCTCAAGACAGTCCAAATGCCAAAGTGTTAGGAAAATGGAAAACAATAGATGATGAAACAAAAGTAGCAAAATCTATCATTGAAATCTATGAAGTAAATGGAAAAGTTCATGGCAAAATTGTTGAGCTTTTGAATGGTGTAAGCCAAGATAAATTATGTACAGAATGTACTGGCAAACGCAAAGGAAAAAAATTAGTAGGAATGGAAATTCTTTACAATTTAGAAAAAGATGGTGACAAAGAATGGGAAGATGGAAATATCTATGACCCTTCAAAAGGAAAAGAATATAGCTGCGAGATCAAACTTATTTCTGCTGACAAATTAGAAGTAAGAGGTTATATTGGATTTTCATTTGTAGGTCGTTCTCAAAACTGGTTTAGAGTAAAATAA
- the lipB gene encoding lipoyl(octanoyl) transferase LipB: MQTVSFEHLGTPSYQKAWNYQQEVFDRIFDVKKQNRQIEEVDKQIPTPNYLLFCQHNPVFTMGKAGSIDNLLLSEKELNQKGIEYFEINRGGDVTFHGLGQLVGYPILDLMNFKQDLHWYFRELEEVIIQTMQTYNLDAGRVEGLTGVWIDPNSENPRKICAIGIRASRWITMHGFALNVNTDLSYFDLIIPCGIKDKGVTSLEKEIGKKVEMKEVEARVKQQFEKRFNVKIV, from the coding sequence ATGCAAACTGTATCATTCGAACATTTAGGAACGCCTTCTTATCAAAAAGCATGGAATTATCAACAAGAAGTTTTTGATAGAATTTTTGATGTCAAAAAACAAAATCGTCAAATAGAAGAAGTTGATAAGCAAATTCCAACACCAAATTATCTGCTTTTTTGTCAGCATAATCCTGTTTTTACGATGGGAAAGGCTGGTTCTATAGATAATCTATTGCTTTCTGAAAAAGAATTAAATCAAAAAGGAATTGAATATTTTGAGATAAATAGAGGAGGAGATGTTACTTTTCATGGTTTAGGGCAACTTGTTGGTTATCCTATTTTGGATTTAATGAACTTCAAACAAGATTTGCATTGGTATTTTAGAGAATTAGAAGAAGTAATTATCCAAACCATGCAAACCTATAATTTGGATGCTGGAAGAGTAGAAGGACTTACAGGAGTTTGGATAGACCCAAATTCAGAAAATCCAAGAAAAATTTGTGCTATCGGAATCCGTGCTAGTAGATGGATAACAATGCATGGTTTTGCTCTAAATGTAAATACAGATTTATCTTATTTTGATTTGATAATTCCCTGTGGAATAAAAGACAAAGGCGTAACTTCATTAGAAAAAGAAATAGGCAAAAAAGTAGAAATGAAAGAAGTAGAAGCACGAGTAAAACAGCAGTTTGAAAAAAGATTCAATGTGAAAATTGTTTAG
- a CDS encoding dihydrolipoamide acetyltransferase family protein → MAKIEMVMPKMGESVMEGTILTWLKSVGDAIEQDESVLEVATDKVDTEVPATHAGTLVEILAEEGDVVQVGTTIAIIETVGAENDSAPSAKTPVAEEEKQLTETVPSSRSNGNGEMNGYHANDTATATRFYSPLVMSIAKEEKVSVSELETIIGTGSEGRVTKSDMFTFLQNRENGTQKPVSTPQTQPKIEVKEQRQQPAKAVTQKIEQLQPVKSYSSDVEVVEMDRMRKMIAQRMVDSKRIAPHVTSFVEADVTNLVNWRNKWKKVVKERDGLALTFTPIFVEAVAKAIQDYPKINCSVDGDKILMKKGIHVGIAVALANDNLIVPVIKNTNELNLLGITKKVSELVNKARNNKLTPDDLSGGTYTLSNIGSFGNMLGTPIIMQPQVAIMSVGAVIKKPAVVETPQGDLIGIRHMMYLSHSYDHRVVDGGLGGKFVRRVADYLENFDVNTTI, encoded by the coding sequence ATGGCTAAAATAGAAATGGTAATGCCCAAAATGGGCGAAAGCGTAATGGAAGGCACAATCCTAACTTGGCTCAAAAGTGTAGGAGATGCTATCGAACAAGATGAATCAGTTTTGGAAGTAGCAACTGACAAAGTAGATACAGAAGTTCCTGCAACACATGCAGGTACACTTGTAGAAATTTTGGCAGAAGAAGGCGATGTGGTACAAGTAGGTACAACGATTGCCATTATAGAAACGGTTGGTGCAGAAAATGACAGCGCCCCAAGTGCTAAAACCCCTGTTGCAGAAGAAGAAAAACAGCTTACAGAAACTGTGCCTTCAAGTAGAAGCAATGGAAATGGCGAAATGAATGGGTATCATGCAAATGATACAGCTACAGCTACTCGTTTTTATTCTCCTTTAGTTATGTCTATTGCAAAAGAAGAAAAAGTTTCTGTTTCAGAATTGGAAACTATCATAGGAACAGGCTCGGAAGGACGTGTTACAAAAAGTGATATGTTTACTTTTCTTCAAAATAGAGAAAATGGAACACAAAAACCTGTATCTACTCCTCAAACACAGCCAAAAATTGAGGTAAAAGAACAAAGACAACAACCTGCCAAAGCAGTAACTCAAAAAATAGAACAATTACAACCAGTAAAATCATATAGTAGTGATGTAGAAGTTGTAGAAATGGACAGAATGCGTAAAATGATTGCCCAAAGAATGGTTGATTCAAAACGTATTGCACCTCATGTTACCTCTTTTGTAGAAGCTGATGTTACTAATTTGGTAAATTGGAGAAATAAATGGAAAAAGGTAGTTAAGGAACGTGATGGTTTGGCTCTGACTTTTACACCTATTTTTGTAGAAGCTGTTGCTAAAGCGATTCAAGATTATCCAAAAATAAATTGTTCGGTAGATGGTGATAAAATTCTTATGAAAAAAGGAATTCATGTAGGTATTGCTGTTGCTCTTGCAAATGATAATTTGATTGTTCCCGTTATCAAAAATACAAATGAACTTAATCTTTTAGGAATTACTAAAAAGGTAAGTGAGCTTGTAAATAAAGCAAGAAACAATAAACTTACTCCAGATGACTTGTCAGGAGGAACTTATACACTTTCAAATATTGGTTCTTTTGGAAATATGCTCGGAACGCCAATTATTATGCAGCCACAAGTTGCAATTATGTCGGTGGGTGCTGTTATCAAAAAACCTGCTGTTGTAGAAACTCCTCAAGGAGATTTAATAGGAATTCGTCATATGATGTACCTTTCACATTCTTATGACCATAGAGTTGTAGATGGTGGACTTGGAGGAAAGTTTGTCAGAAGAGTAGCTGATTATTTAGAGAATTTTGATGTAAATACTACTATTTAA